tgtatctgcccgtgtggataaaaataggccattttccaagccatattccTCACCCACATTGGTAACAACCTGTACATATCAATTTGCACATAACCATAGCATAATTAAGCactcaaaaccaaccaatatcaagtttatataaTGTATTATCCACACATACATCATGATATCCATAAGCACATTCATATTACCACttttaaacataccaaatatacTTCCAAAGTCTACCTAAATGGTCAATCACATATATgagacattgtgcctaaaacttaACATACATAAATATCTAAAACACAACCATTTAGTGCCAACACACAATCTCACAAGAAAGGCATTCATATAGCAACTATACACCACTTATCATAAGGTCATTTATACCTTTTTACATATCAACACATAtaccattttcaagtcaaatcaATTGGCTAAAtacacaacaaaacatataggccacATTAGCcgaaatacctatacatgccatttaacccaaaatataaagtccaaagtaccaaaataagagtttgatagtgtgacgcgATCTCCAACAACTTCCAAACCGAGCGAACTTttgaatcactataaaacacaaaaattaaaacggagtaagcaattaagctcagtaagttcgtatgactaataaatacaacttaccaaatcatccacaatttaggtaaacaaaaataaaagcataaatgcAACTTAATTTAGCCCAAAGTCTATCACACAATCACAAtcatgttagccatgtatttacatatcaaatataaatcacTTCTCATATTTCACATAAATACATGTATTAGTTCGAATCGAACTCATGTAATCTCAAATCATCAttgtgcccgttgaaccatttggaatactaCCAGATACTCAAGTATCTCACACACTAAGTGCTAATACGTGGTCGAAACCACCTCTATCTCATATCTGATATAGACACTCACTCTCGAGCCATCACTGGTCTCGCTTCACACAAGTCGTCGGTGAAGACGCCTTGACTACAGTCtttgctcacacaagtcgtTAATAATCGCAACACATGCTGgaaactcagccaccggtagAATGTACGAGatcagcacccaaaacatggtaacccctaatgacatgtcatttgtatcctatctattcctaaggttcaaccgaaATCCAATCCATAAGTCGTTGAATCTTCGTCGAGTTTTTTCGTAAGGTCATatcattacaattataataataaagcatttaaaacacgtataatttaatgcttattaacATACGAACTTAACTCGAATTAGTACGAAAAAAATCAACCGATCAATCCACTACTTTATCTTTGCCTCGAACTAATTCTAAACGtggcttttcttgatctaaataatcaaatttaactaatttaattctcaatccattcaatttaatccaaaattcatgttatggaaaaattaccattttgcccatATACTTTTAACTtctctacaatttagtccctaggctcataaaatgaattttatacaatttcGCCCCTAACCAAGCCTagccaaatttcatatacatccATATCAGCCCATACGTTTCATAATTTTAGacatttaacacaaaattttcaccaTTCTCAATTTAACCACTAATTTGCAATTTCATTAAcccttaacaaaagttgtttaattaacaacaaggactcatattcttccattaaaattcaaaaaaaaaactagaattctctcatggaaaaaccctatactttcaaccattttgcaaattaatcccctaattagctaggttaagcaataacgattccaaaaacataaaaatcaacaaaaatgaacaccaaaatcacttacatgcaatgaattttcttaaccaaaattttcaagcttccatggctccTCTATGCTAAATTTTTCGGTTGGTATATGTGTGAGGAAGAGgagtattttgttttattttatttttgtctttaattgactaattacctaattacccttccctaactttaaaattttcaaaaatatcatgcCATGCACATCCACAATCTCAATTAGTCGTGTAATTACCAAATAAGaacctccactttaaagttctatagctatttaacacatTTTGCTAATAGAACCCAACTGATAGAGGCTTGCacacggaccaagatcgagttgccaagtcacgggaaaatcCTACGAAAACTATCGACACTTAGATCtgaaacaaaaacagaaaacaaaaaaataaacttaaaagaccaagaaaaccaaattgaaatagaatgatacttgggcggcaagaaagGATGAATACAGAACGTTTCGTGATAAAAAAGAATGTTTCAAAACAGATCTTTGAAGCTTGGAATggctggaaacgcaacaagaacaattaaaccaagttaGTCAACAATTcgacacaaacaaaaataattaaaaaagaacaaacaacaaaaaatatggATAAAGTCCTAaaaagccttgaaatcaagaaagatttcacaactcccttcaaacggctctaatcttccctccaatgtaaaaacatgacaagaagaaggttgaagatggctctcacaataaaaaatattgttaaaactacttctaaagaaaactcaagagagaattcttggagaaactcaaagagagttttcactccacaaaaaaaatctgaattcaaTGTATCATCCATAAGGGTGGtcggccaagccatatatataagCCTCCAAACTACTTTCCTAtccctactaggaaaactaaaaaaaactctaaTTGTTGCCTTTcaagggaatttcgtccaaggcctttaaatgggcctcttggactgaattcttacatagaaatttattcataaagtcaaaaattaaaactaagtatttaaagaattaaaattttacaaattgggccactttgacaatttggcctgattttcaactaagtctaatttaaacttcttggttgggcttggaacattttattgggtcgtatcttcaagaacttgggcttgtaatccgttctctcccaaaattggttcgttgatgctcgtaactgagatccaatgcgccttagctgcaagattcagtttcttggaccaagatttccaagatttgaaatcttgattttcttgattcttgaaatcgctcaaaacagcaaaattggaccaagtttcggtttcttgattttcttgaaaacaagaaagtgaatcttgattttctttttcctttgtatacgcatctaaggccttgcaaatgaagtcttgaacggttccatttagtttcatacgcatttgcctggcctttcacctcgttattgggccttgtggtaatttgaacccatcacgttcttgagcttgagttgggcctttgtgactcgtatcactaACTTTCACATTTTACGTGATTTaggcttagtttggatgggcggtgtgtttagctccggtgaggttaaaaacagcggtggcggtgagattagttactatagcggtgagattggatactgtagcgatgagattagaaacaatggtggagtgtgtgtttggattcaaacgcagctgtagcggtgaggtgaaaatagaaaatgacttttaaggacattagattaaaaatgatatataatagaagtttttaaaattatttaacaattacaaaattaataaatgattaaaaattattacaattatatttatttttaataataaataattaaaaatgaattaaaactagagaaaaattcaaaaaattattttatttaatatttcaaaattaatcatatatttaattatagaggatcaattcattattgaaagattattgaaattattgagcctttagaaaaataaaacattcttgaaagataaaataataaagcaacACTAGAATAAGGGTCTTAATGCATGTTATTTCAAATGTTTGTCATGAGTAACTCAATGCAAGACATTGCTAGCACcaaataactttaaaactaaaaccaATCATTGGCTAGTAACTGAAATAGCCTATGGCCACCATGTAGAACGTGCAATGTCGAGCCTTGAGCTGGTCATCAATGCTAAAGGGAAGAGTTAAGAATCACATATGTTGGGGTTTTGACAGCAGTGGAAGAAAACAGAAGCAAGTAACCCGGATGATGTAAAGATTAACTTCATTACTTGAATAAGCAATATGCAATATACATAAGTAGTCCGGATTACATGTGTTGGTTTTTTTAGCAGAAAActaaggagaaaaagaaaaatgaatgcaaagaagTTTGAACAAGAAGAAAACTGAATTTGATTTCCAAAAATCAGATCTTTTTCATTGACTTGAGAAGCATTTATGTTacaatgaaatatggcagttaACTAATGTATAACTGCTCCCACTAATACATGACTAAAGCCTAGATAGAATTACAAACAAAATGTAGCTGACATACCATCTATAacatcaaacataaatcaacaaCTACTCCTACTAACTTTAAGTATAAATTACATTGCAACTAAATCAAgttacaaatgaacaaaataaacaaaatgtcATTGCTTATCCGGTTCAAACTTGGATCTCGGATCGCATGTTGGTTTGTTATTGGTTTCTGTTGCATTGCAGCCAAAGTTCAACAACATCCTGTACTTTGCTTACTAACAAAGTAGTGCATATTGCAGGCCAAAGTCAATACAACTATGAACTTACAATGAAAAATATAACACCATTTTTCAGAGTAAATTTATGCCAAATGCTAAttgtttattgaaaatattgaacCCTGATGAACATAAAACAGACTTGAATTTAGTAAGACGGCCTTAGCATCAGAAATTAAAGAACCAATGGTTCTAGCAAAGCAACAAAACTAGATAAAATGTTGCCAAAATCACCAAAAAAGCATATAGTCATCTGATCAGCTGCACCAATTACATTCCAAGAAGAGAGTAAATTAcaccaaaacaaaaagaagattTTATCAACTAACCACTCTTCAAGAAAAACGAATATAAACTCAAATGCATCCTTTGGGAGGATCACCCCTAGTTCTTCTTGAAGCTCCCTCCTGAACAAATAAGATATTTAGCAAGCATTGTGTTTTAACACTAGATCAACCAAAAAGGGATAAATTTCTAACAATAATATGTTCACCAAGTAATAGACGATGGAAAAAATGGGCCAACaaggtaaaaagaaaatcaatggaTGCTGATCTCCAAAGAATTTCTTGTGTTGAAAGTTACTACGAAGGAATGGAGAATaagatatttaaataaagaaagaaaagaaaaaaacagaagaCTCAAATGTCTTCACTCCTTCCGAACAAAAAGGTTTCTTGGCCATCTAGAAACCACTAGGTTTACCATCAGTTAGGAAACTATCGATtagatatttaaaagaaatgtatTAACCAAATCTAGCAAGTATATAAAACAACAGAAAGTAGCAATGATAAACAAGAACATGGGAGAATATCTGTGCACGACACATATAGAAAGATTAAAGACCGAGAAGTTTTTCAAATGCCCTACAAAAGAAGCAGCACTGAAGACTTGTGAAATTGGATTCACTTACTGTGCTGTTATTAGCGATGAGTCACCAGCAGATATATGGCCAAGACTGGAGATATCCCACAACCCCAGCCACGAGTCCTTGCGATCTGACGTTTTTGGAGAAGTAATTCTTGTGTACTCTCAGCAAAAATCCAGACATGGACTGTTTTATGGTAATCCCCATCTCGATGGACATCTCCCCGCAAAGAGATCACAATGAGTTACATATCAAGAAACTACCATTGTAGAGAAACGTCAAGATGAAATCATAAGCAACCTCTAACACACAATAATActcaaatgaaatattttatatcaaatgtATGCCTCCCTAGCTCTAGCTTGCAAGTTTTCCATTCCAGCCCAATTTCAAGGACCATAAGCAGCCTCCCCCACAACTCACACACACACTTGAAAACTTTCAGTTCTATAATCCAGATTGAGTACCAAAAAAATTAGGGGTTCATTGAAAGAAATTACAAACCAAAGCAACAAATGAAGCTATTACTACCATTTTCAAGGAACCAATTAACTAATCTCAAAGGTTCTATCAAACCCAATTTACGTAAGTCGCAAATAATAAGTAtagcttaaattaaattgtCCTATAATTTTCCAATTTGATAACTGCAAAAACATGTTTTCTGCTAAGAGTAAGCAACAGACagtatagaaaataaataaaagagccGGTTGTAAAGTAACCATTTATGTTGAAAGATCAAAAATAGATAATCCAGAAATGGACAAGAATGAAGGGACGTGCCTGGGCTTGGAAACGTCGATTTTTTTACCAGTTTTAGTGAGAACGTCGAGATACTCTACTTGCTCAATGTAAGGCTCTGCCATTGTTTCTTTCGATGAATTGGACTTTGTCTTCATTGAAAAATTTGGTAAATTGCGTGCTTCTTTATTTATAGCTGAAGACAGAATATGCTgagaagagaagatgaagaacgaaagaagaaaaatgaatgaagaatggaagaaggagaaggagcCTTACCTGGATGAAGGAGGAATCGAAAGAGGTCCTTGACCAAACTGATTTGCAACCCAAGGGGAAGGGGAAAGGGGAGAAGAAGGGtaaccaaaaatcaaaaaagCCTGAAGAATGCAACTGAAGAATATGTGggtaaaagaggaaaagaaaaagtaattgaagttgctaaatttttattggaaCAAAAGGCTTCAGTCTGGCACGAAGCCTCCGGTGAGGTGAAATGCATTTTCAACGCACTGAAGAATGCTTTCCAAACAGCCTTGCGTTTACTAACATTTCAGTTGTAATTCTTTTTAGCCTAAAAAAACCAACGTACTGAGATCCAGTTGCATCCAAAGGAAGCCTTAgtcatttttcacaaattgagcatacaaacggtaaaatttatgaatgaaatttttataccataATTCTAATATGttgtagatattaaaataatattaaaataaattttacaaccTCAAATTTGTGTTcgcgaaaccactattctgatttcactgaaaacgggttgttacatggTGATTTTGTTAGATACTGCCATATGGTGTTACTAAGTGCACCCATGATGTACGAAGCTCCGGGCTTTGCGGAAGGGAAATTATGATGTTCAAGGATCAATGTATAGGATGAAGAAAGGAGGAATGGGAGGAGGAATAGGGGACAAAGAAACTGAAATTCTATTAAGATTCTGTCATCTTGGATTAGTGGGAGTAAACCATGATGTGCGAAGTTCTAGGGCTTGCGGGGGGACACTTCAGTGTTGGAGCATCAAGGTGGATATAAGATAAGATGATATAGACGGTACTTAGGTTCCGTTGAGTATCATTGTGATGACAGTTAGCAAGCTCTATGGGGTGACACCTCACAAAGGTttaaggtgtaagaccatagctcgactTTGGCAACCAATGAAGTTCGCCAAGATGTTAAACATGATGGTataatgtgtaagaccataacttGGATATGGCAGCATGACAAGTTTGTCAAGATAGTAAAAATTGGGTAGTCCGTTCGGACAGTAAACAGAGAATAGTCTGTCAGGACCGTAAACACGGGGTAGTCTCCGAGACAACAAACATGGGTTAGTTTGCCGGGACAATAAACACGAAGTAGTCCACCAGGATAGTATAAATAGGGAGGTTCACCAGAACGATAAACACGAGAAATCCACTAAAATGTCAGACTTGGGgatcataataaaaaaattcatggttCATGAAGGATGTTAAGGGTGAA
The window above is part of the Gossypium raimondii isolate GPD5lz chromosome 9, ASM2569854v1, whole genome shotgun sequence genome. Proteins encoded here:
- the LOC105798537 gene encoding LOW QUALITY PROTEIN: uncharacterized protein LOC105798537 (The sequence of the model RefSeq protein was modified relative to this genomic sequence to represent the inferred CDS: inserted 1 base in 1 codon); amino-acid sequence: MAEPYIEQVEYLDVLTKTGKKIDVSKPRGDVHRDGDYHKTVHVWIFAESTQELLLQXTSDRKDSWLGLWDISSLGHISAGDSSLITAQRELQEELGVILPKDAFEFIFVFLEEWLSGSKPVSEGRGGETKEAFFQMVTEWFTEFVQTNSAAQQPPPPPFPQPVPVALQVLELVPMSKLPVDKIQKYGEEDFRATVDDDHERVEFWLENAI